The DNA segment GTACACCTACCTTTCAAATTGGATCCAAGCCTTGCCCTGAAGCCCTGCAGATCAACGGCGCTAAAGTTGCTGCTCAGCTGTGAGCGCAGGTTGGCATCCAACGAAGCCTGGCGAGACAAGTACTCGCAGTTCATGGAGGAATACGCAGCCTTGGATCACATGGAGGCGGTACCGGAGTCTGCGGTTCAGGATCCAGCTTACTATCTACCGCACCATGCCGTGGTGAAGCGATACGACCCTAGCGGCAAAATCAGGGTCGTCTTCAACGCCTCCTTTCGCACCGCCACTGGATCCTCTCTTAACGACTGTTTGATGCCTGGACCGAAACTACAGTCAGACCTCTGGATGATTCTAACACGATGGCGCTTATTTCGAGTAGTATTTACCTCGGATATTGTTAAAATGTTCCGACAGATTCGGGTACACCACACGGATGCGGACTGGACCAGGATACTTTGGCGCTCCAGACCCGATCAACCTGTACAGGACTTCAGGCTCAAGACCGTCACCTATGGCACAGCCTGCGCACCCTTCCTAGCGCTGAGGGTGTTGGTCCAACTTGCTGAAGATGAGGAGGAGCGTTCCCCGCTGGGAGCGGTCGCAATTCGTCGGCATTCGTATGTGGACGACATTCTTGCCGGAGCCGACGACGAGAAAGCAGCCCTCGAATTGAGACGACAGGTTATCTCCATCCTGCAGTCGGGAGGGTTCGATCTGAGCAAATGGGCATCGAATAAACCAAGCTTGCAGGAAGCGGAAGAATTTCAAACGTGCGTGTTCCAGGACTACCCTGGAGTCAGTACCTTGGGGGTCATCTGGAGGCCAAACACGGACACCTTCTCTTTGCGTGTTCTTCCACCTCTCAATGAGCCCACGCGATACACTAAAAGGCGTATCCTATCGGAAGTAGCCAGCCTCTTCGATCCTTTGGGATGGGCGGCCcctgttttaatttttgcaaagaTTCTTATGCAGGATCTTTGGATAATTGGCGCAGAATGGGATGAGGACTTACCTGAGCAACTACTTTCCGCATGGGAAACATTCCGAAGCAAGCTGAGCCAACTCGACGCTTTGGCAATTCCTCGCTGGACGAATTACTCGGCGGACATTGCGCAACTGGAGCTGCACGGGTTCTGCGATGCCTCCCAGCGAGCCTATGCAGCCGTTGTCTACCTGCGAGTGTCCAGGGGAGAGTCCAGCGTGGCCACACTGCTTGTGGCAAGAACCAAGGTGGCACCGGTCAAGGCACTTAGCATACCACGACTGGAACTGTGCGGCGCGGTGCTACTTTCCAAACTAATAGCGGAAGTACAAAAGGGATTGATCTTACCAGCAACCATCACGGCTTGGACGGACTCCAGCGTTACCCTCCACTGGATAAAAGGGCATGCCTCAACCTGGAAGCCCTTTGTTGCCCACAGGGTTGCCACCGTGCAGTCCAATGTTCCGCCTCAAAATTGGAGGCACGTGGCAACCAAAAACAACCCAGCGGATTTGGCTACCAGAGGGATAACGCCGTCGGAGCTCCTGTCGTCGCATCTGTGGTGGAGTGGACCCTCTTGGCTCGTCGACCCCCCAGATCTGTGGCCTGCATCACCTCTAGGAAAGGTCGAAGAGGCGGACTTGGAGAGGGGCCGAGCACAAATCTACCTGGCAAAGGAAAACGAGGAGAACGATCTCCTATCAAGGTTTTCAAGTTTAACACTCTTAACGGCAGTGATTGCTCTCTGCTCTAGATTTCATCGACTTACCAGGAAGCTGAACACCGAAACCGGGTTTATCCGGGCTTCGGAGCGAGACGCTGCTCTACGGATCGCTATCGGGCTAGCTCAGAAGTCCGATTTCCAATCAGAGGTCGACCAGCTTCAACAGAGCAAGGAGGTACGCCGATCTTCCGCTCTTAGGGCCTTGAAGCCCTTCCTGGATGACCAAGGACTACTACGCGTCGGGGGCCGCCTCGACCTAGCCTCTATTCCCTACAACGAGAGGCACCCTTACATCATCGGGAAGAAGAATGCTTTGGCTACTCTTTTGGTTCGAGATGCCCATCTCCGCACCATGCACGGAGGACCGCAACTCACCAGGAGCATGCTGGCGCGACGCTACTGGATAATCCATGGCCGTTCGTTGGTGAGAGACGTCATTAAAGGGTGCGTAAAATGTGCTCGCTACAGTGGTAGGCCGACCACGCAGCTGATGGCCCCCTTACCGCTCGAGCGCATCACTCCTCGGCGACCCTTTCTTTCCACCGGGGTGGACTATGCCGGACCGGTGAAGCTGCGGACATCACCAGGAAGAGGACACAAATCCTACAAGGGATATATAGCGCTGTTCATTTGCCTTACTACACGCGCAATTCATCTTGAAGCTGTCTCAGATCTTACCTCTGCCTCATTCCTAGCCGCTTTTCGCAGGTTCGTCAGTCGCAGAGGTCGCTGCGCCACCATGTTGAGCGATAATGGGACCGTTTTCCACGGAGCGGACCGGGAGTTGCGCAACATGTTCCGCGGCGCCTCCGCCTTTTACTTAGACGCCGCAGCTTCGTTGGCAGCCGATGGCACGGACTGGAGCTTCATTGTGCCAGGTGGAAGCATGCGTAAATTCACGGCCGCTACATCCACTTTCCGACGACCCCTCGGACCTGTCGGCATTAACACCCGGACACTTTTTAATCGGTGAACCCACTTGTATCGTTCCGGATCCAGAATCCGAATCGCATAATATTTCTCTTATTTCGCGTTGGCGACAAATTTCTATATTACGTTCTCACTTTTGGCACAGGTGGAGGCGGGAATATCTGCAAAGCCTTCAGCAGCTTCCCAAATGGCGTCAGCAGAAGGAGAACCTGGAGCTGGGGACACTAGTGTTACTACGCGACGAATTGCAACCTCCGGCAAAATGGCCGCTGGGCCGAGTCGAAGCCCTTCATCCAGGGCCAGATGGACGAGTGAGAGTAGCCACCTTGAGAACTATTAGCGGTTCTGTCACCAGACCAATAGTCAAGTTGTGCCCCCTCCCGGTGTCTTCTGCTGACGTCACTTCATCTGCTTCGACGTAATTTTCCGTTTGGAATTTTTCCAtgcgtttaaaaatttatatagttTATGGCGGGCGGTTTGCTGCCATAGTCGATTCAAtcgtatatttcttttctttgtacTTTATATTTTAAGGTTACTTATaacgttcttttttttatataattacttACCTTTGTATTATATTAGTTGTAAGTCTTTTCACCTTTATACACTTAAAACTACACACTTGTTCAACGGTCTCATGCGCGTAACTATACTGGACGCTTTAAGGTTATATATGGGCCAGGTTTCTTTGAAGCAGTGCGTGCTTCTTTGCCGTCCAAAGAAGGCGGGCGGTATGTTCAAGCGTCGAACGTTAACGCTTGAAATTTCTAGAAGCTAGATCGCTTCCTTCGTCTCAGCTGTTCGTTCCGTCGACCTCCAGCGATCTCACTCGCTCCGTTGGCCGACGTAGCGAGCCGACTGAGCTGGTAGGCTGGCGGGCGACGGCGGAGACGGGGGGgaaacataatataaatatgccGCCGCATACTTGCGAACGCGGCTGCTTCTTCTTATACGTCTTCGCGTACTAGTTCTTCTGAATTTCGAGCGCGTTGCTTCGGAACGCAAGAACTgtttaacatttctttctgATTAAACTTTATTAACATACAGCTACAGAGTCTAAACTTTTCTTATTCATAAATTGCGCCTTTTTCTATACGAGTTTCGTAAACTGGAAGTCTATCGCTTCGGTAAGGTCGCGCACCGGCAAAAAATCGCTTCCGAATCCGTTTTCTAACCCCTTTCCCGGTTAAGGGGCGAAAACGATCAAACAGTGTGTGTTCGGAGCCACTCACGGGCCATCTCCGCGTGGAATTCTTCATAGTCTCGGGTACGGTCGAGTTCTTCCTTATATCCGGGCTCATCGTTCGGTTTGTCTGGAAACTCGTCCTGGTGTTCTCGGACGTAGTCTGCCAGACGCGTCCGGAGCTGGACCCATGTTCCCAGGGTTGGCTGCTGTGGTCTGCGTAGCTCGCTGACTACCTGGTCCTTCTTTAGGCGATACACCCAGGCGACACCTGCCATGTCGGTTTGCTTCCTCGGAATCGATTCGGCCAACTGTTAACAGCCACTGGATCTGGCTGGATTGACTGTTTGCAGTTGCCTTGTCGAATTAGTCGGCAAATTCAGGAAGGTAGGCCGTCCGTGGTATATCCCTCTGGTCTGGTCTTTTTCAGCTCGGTCTTCTAGCTGGATTCGTTTTCGGCTGGTGTTCTAGTTCTGGATTCTCGTTCTGGATTCTCGTTGCTTCGCTGTGTGTTCGCTTCGATTGCTCGGTAGCTTCTGTTCTGATATCCGTTTGCTCGTTCCTTATATACTAAGTCTTACTTCTAGTGGCTCTACCGTCCTGATTCCGAACTGTTCGGGCGCCATGTAACGGGGTCGtacggttcggtgcgcacggcgttgcgcaccgcggtcggtttccccgtgccagggttcgcaagggaacggGTCGGTAAGTAATGAGGCGGTGATATgtgagaaaaatataaatttattcaaagaatactGAAGCTAATGGTGGACTACGTGAATACAGGGCGGCGGTCCTAGCCTCGCCGCGCTGGAAGCCGGGCGGTGGTCTCCGGCCTCAGAtactacaatcaaaatatcgtctggTGATTAGACGCGTGGAGCCATATTACTTAAGACTAGAGTACAGGTCTTAtgtactacggtcggaacccggtccgtcacagaaattacgcggaacttatgcctaac comes from the Osmia bicornis bicornis unplaced genomic scaffold, iOsmBic2.1, whole genome shotgun sequence genome and includes:
- the LOC123989173 gene encoding uncharacterized protein LOC123989173, producing MPATEYADILREQEELGRWIQRFWTNLCKLGREKITRAVLEQRRGLLERYWDAFLYGHCQLLRFEEAQDSAYVDQDRFSTIEEAYLQVAAQMAQYLEDLAQAGPSRGVQPPPETPEKPQLPKIQLPTFSGDPLKWESFRDLFKSLVHSVPNLQDVRKLLYLKSALTGEAAEVIQNTPITDAGYQGAWEDLEQRYGNLRLLSFAHHRTLLSCPPAQQQSAAELKRLLDTFKQSIRAYTALKKPVAQWDEWFVYFLSQKLDKTTHLVLETSLADSRDVPSFRQLSLFLENRIQALDAAQEADPVLHPATSKGAPAKTKREAPVKRTNVAVLAASAKSPAPQEKGVAASFACSATTRPAALLATAKVKVEAPSGELLEVRALLDTGSDTSLVSAWVAQALRLPRRAVSVAISGVQENESGVAKSEVSLSLRSRLDPSFHLSVRALVLRKLTALLPARAVHSQSWPHLQGVTLADPEYGVPSRIDLILGADICGVLLQDESRVGPVGTPTARRTPFGWVLMGPLSDTKGQGSKAVVHSLHCQTDDSTNRLLRRFWEVEELHEQPPLSPEERECERHFRETDSRDETGRYSVHLPFKLDPSLALKPCRSTALKLLLSCERRLASNEAWRDKYSQFMEEYAALDHMEAVPESAVQDPAYYLPHHAVVKRYDPSGKIRVVFNASFRTATGSSLNDCLMPGPKLQSDLWMILTRWRLFRVVFTSDIVKMFRQIRVHHTDADWTRILWRSRPDQPVQDFRLKTVTYGTACAPFLALRVLVQLAEDEEERSPLGAVAIRRHSYVDDILAGADDEKAALELRRQVISILQSGGFDLSKWASNKPSLQEAEEFQTCVFQDYPGVSTLGVIWRPNTDTFSLRVLPPLNEPTRYTKRRILSEVASLFDPLGWAAPVLIFAKILMQDLWIIGAEWDEDLPEQLLSAWETFRSKLSQLDALAIPRWTNYSADIAQLELHGFCDASQRAYAAVVYLRVSRGESSVATLLVARTKVAPVKALSIPRLELCGAVLLSKLIAEVQKGLILPATITAWTDSSVTLHWIKGHASTWKPFVAHRVATVQSNVPPQNWRHVATKNNPADLATRGITPSELLSSHLWWSGPSWLVDPPDLWPASPLGKVEEADLERGRAQIYLAKENEENDLLSRFSSLTLLTAVIALCSRFHRLTRKLNTETGFIRASERDAALRIAIGLAQKSDFQSEVDQLQQSKEVRRSSALRALKPFLDDQGLLRVGGRLDLASIPYNERHPYIIGKKNALATLLVRDAHLRTMHGGPQLTRSMLARRYWIIHGRSLVRDVIKGWRREYLQSLQQLPKWRQQKENLELGTLVLLRDELQPPAKWPLGRVEALHPGPDGRVRVATLRTISGSVTRPIVKLCPLPVSSADVTSSAST